The following are encoded in a window of Saccharothrix longispora genomic DNA:
- a CDS encoding NAD-dependent epimerase/dehydratase family protein — protein MEIVGRGFVARNLSRVAHRHPHALVLAAGVSSTSVLSREMFSREADLVLDALDRCRRGDRTLVFFSSASHAMYGSTTSPAREDVPTSTDSAYGDHKRRLEALVRSSGVPWLILRMSHAIGCWQREHQLLPNFVKQIGSGSVKLYEGTYRDLVDVLDVVRAVDALLDLGVRDEVVNVASGTPWPVADLARAMADRMGASPVYEVVHATPVRTLVSVDKLCRLVPDLGRVREPGYVEDMLDRYIGHYWPAPAPA, from the coding sequence ATGGAGATCGTCGGCCGAGGTTTCGTGGCGCGCAACCTGTCCCGCGTGGCGCACCGCCACCCGCACGCGCTGGTGCTGGCCGCGGGCGTGTCGAGCACCAGCGTCCTGTCGCGGGAGATGTTCTCCCGGGAGGCCGACCTGGTCCTCGACGCCCTCGACCGCTGCCGCCGCGGGGATCGCACGCTGGTGTTCTTCTCCAGCGCCTCGCACGCCATGTACGGCAGCACGACCAGTCCCGCCCGGGAGGACGTGCCCACCTCGACGGACTCGGCCTACGGCGACCACAAGCGCCGGCTGGAGGCGCTGGTCCGGTCGTCCGGGGTGCCGTGGCTGATCCTGCGGATGAGCCACGCGATCGGCTGCTGGCAGCGCGAGCACCAGCTGCTGCCCAACTTCGTCAAGCAGATCGGTTCCGGCTCGGTGAAGCTCTACGAGGGCACCTACCGCGACCTCGTCGACGTGCTGGACGTCGTGCGCGCGGTGGACGCGCTGCTCGACCTGGGGGTGCGCGACGAGGTCGTCAACGTCGCCTCGGGCACGCCCTGGCCGGTGGCCGACCTGGCCCGCGCGATGGCCGACCGGATGGGCGCGTCCCCGGTCTACGAGGTCGTGCACGCGACGCCGGTGCGGACGCTCGTGTCGGTGGACAAGTTGTGCCGCCTGGTCCCGGACCTCGGCCGGGTGCGCGAACCGGGGTACGTGGAGGACATGCTGGACCGCTACATCGGCCACTACTGGCCCGCGCCCGCACCCGC
- a CDS encoding macrolide family glycosyltransferase, which translates to MAHIAFFSIPAHGHMRPPLAVAAELVRRGHRVSFATTAGFADAVTAAGAGIVPYETRMDEWLGPGRAANSGQDADALAWSTVLFFAESAHLTARAEEAFAGDRPDLVVHDMSLAPLGRALEHAWGCPAVQSTPSMASNRYYSQLDALLKAGGVRRGHPALVERRGLAAAFIAERGLPDTPEALVGWAAKRALVYVPRVFQIAADTFDEHTAFVGTCLGDDDLAGRWEPPDERPVVLVSMGTTVNSDPGFFRGCAAAFADSPWHVVLALGGGVAPESLGELPANVEAHAWVPQMAVLERASAFVTAGGLNSLMMALLAGVPVVAVPHMSEALLLSRRAAALGLGTVLAAGEATGPRLRSAVTALLADEAASAAAGAVRDLARAAGGTRAAADALEAHLPTTVRSGL; encoded by the coding sequence GTGGCACACATCGCGTTCTTCTCCATCCCGGCGCACGGCCACATGAGGCCGCCGCTGGCCGTGGCCGCCGAACTGGTCCGCCGAGGGCACCGGGTGAGCTTCGCGACCACCGCCGGTTTCGCCGACGCGGTGACCGCCGCCGGCGCGGGGATCGTGCCCTACGAGACGCGGATGGACGAGTGGCTGGGACCGGGTCGGGCGGCCAACTCCGGCCAGGACGCCGACGCGCTCGCCTGGTCCACCGTGCTGTTCTTCGCCGAGAGCGCCCACCTCACCGCGCGCGCCGAGGAGGCGTTCGCGGGCGACCGGCCGGACCTCGTGGTGCACGACATGTCGCTGGCGCCCCTGGGGCGCGCCCTGGAGCACGCGTGGGGCTGCCCGGCCGTGCAGTCGACGCCGTCGATGGCCTCGAACCGCTACTACTCCCAGCTCGACGCGCTGCTCAAGGCGGGCGGTGTGCGGCGCGGCCACCCGGCGCTGGTGGAGCGCCGCGGGCTCGCCGCCGCGTTCATCGCCGAGCGGGGCCTGCCCGACACCCCGGAGGCCCTGGTCGGCTGGGCGGCGAAGCGCGCCCTGGTCTACGTGCCGAGGGTGTTCCAGATCGCCGCCGACACGTTCGACGAGCACACCGCGTTCGTGGGGACCTGCCTGGGCGACGACGACCTGGCGGGCCGCTGGGAGCCGCCGGACGAGCGGCCCGTGGTGCTGGTGTCCATGGGCACCACGGTCAACAGCGATCCGGGCTTCTTCCGCGGGTGCGCCGCCGCGTTCGCCGACTCGCCGTGGCACGTCGTGCTCGCGCTCGGCGGCGGCGTGGCTCCGGAGTCACTGGGCGAGTTGCCCGCCAACGTGGAGGCGCACGCGTGGGTGCCGCAGATGGCGGTGCTGGAGCGCGCGTCGGCGTTCGTCACCGCGGGCGGCCTCAACAGCCTGATGATGGCGCTGCTGGCCGGGGTGCCGGTGGTCGCCGTGCCGCACATGTCCGAGGCCCTGCTGCTGTCCCGCCGCGCGGCCGCGCTCGGCCTGGGCACCGTGCTCGCGGCGGGCGAGGCCACCGGCCCCCGCCTGCGCTCCGCCGTGACGGCCCTGCTGGCGGACGAGGCCGCCTCCGCCGCGGCGGGCGCCGTCCGCGACCTGGCGCGCGCGGCGGGCGGCACGCGGGCCGCGGCCGACGCCCTGGAAGCCCACCTGCCCACGACCGTCCGGAGTGGACTCTGA